A DNA window from Pelomicrobium methylotrophicum contains the following coding sequences:
- a CDS encoding TorD/DmsD family molecular chaperone has protein sequence MACRPFFGCEPEQLLRTAAAFRAVAQGFAYPGPGQQQVVVKALAALPTPWIRGARLPVGRLRRAWEEADGAALQAEYLRLFSGRGPVSLHETAYGDGRRIAGRTAELADIAGFYAAFGLELKQSDPDLPDHIACELEFYSLLLVKQAYAQTRGHKLKHSIALRAARRFLEQHLGRWVAPLERSIREAGASAPYRLLGAFLDALVQAEGRRLRARPVPFPGRLPFEAMQAETFACPMEPRDAHRAAG, from the coding sequence ATGGCCTGCCGACCCTTCTTCGGCTGCGAGCCGGAGCAGCTTCTGCGCACCGCAGCGGCCTTCCGGGCCGTTGCCCAAGGGTTTGCCTATCCTGGGCCTGGCCAGCAGCAGGTCGTCGTGAAGGCGCTGGCTGCCCTGCCCACGCCTTGGATCAGGGGCGCGCGATTGCCCGTCGGACGGCTGCGCCGGGCGTGGGAAGAAGCTGACGGGGCTGCGCTCCAGGCCGAGTACTTGCGGCTGTTTTCCGGGCGTGGCCCGGTCAGCCTCCACGAGACCGCCTACGGCGATGGAAGACGGATCGCCGGCCGCACCGCCGAGCTTGCCGACATCGCCGGCTTCTACGCTGCTTTTGGATTGGAGCTCAAGCAGAGCGACCCCGACCTTCCGGATCACATTGCCTGCGAGCTGGAGTTCTACAGCCTGCTACTGGTGAAGCAGGCTTACGCTCAAACTCGTGGCCACAAGCTGAAGCACAGCATCGCGCTGCGGGCAGCCAGGCGCTTCTTGGAGCAGCACCTGGGCCGCTGGGTCGCCCCCCTGGAGCGCAGCATTCGGGAAGCGGGGGCGTCCGCGCCCTATCGGCTGCTCGGCGCTTTCCTGGACGCCCTGGTGCAGGCCGAGGGCCGTCGGCTGCGGGCGCGACCGGTGCCTTTCCCCGGGAGACTGCCTTTCGAGGCGATGCAAGCGGAGACCTTCGCTTGTCCAATGGAGCCCCGCGATGCGCACCGGGCAGCCGGCTAG
- the fnr gene encoding fumarate/nitrate reduction transcriptional regulator Fnr has protein sequence MATSPSVKGINITALRIACSACNLQELCLPIGLTREEVERLDAVVYRRRRVKRGEHLYRAGEGFDSLFAVRSGFFKTYLLSEDGREQVTGFHMMGEVMGLDAISSDRHPCSAVALEDSETCEVPFSELETLSREMPSLQRHLHKMMSREIVRDQGIMLLLGSMKAEERLAAFLVNLSQRFQARGYSPCAFNLRMTREEIGSYLGLKLETVSRIFSKFQEERLIRVNNKAIQILDPDGLNAIIGPCMLR, from the coding sequence ATGGCCACCTCGCCTTCCGTTAAAGGCATCAACATCACGGCGCTGCGCATCGCGTGCAGCGCCTGTAACCTCCAAGAGTTATGTCTTCCCATCGGGCTCACCCGGGAAGAGGTGGAACGCCTCGATGCGGTCGTGTACCGACGCCGCCGCGTGAAGCGGGGCGAGCATCTCTACCGGGCCGGCGAGGGCTTCGATTCGCTCTTCGCCGTGCGTTCCGGCTTCTTCAAGACCTACCTGCTGTCCGAGGACGGGCGCGAGCAGGTGACCGGCTTTCACATGATGGGGGAGGTGATGGGGCTGGACGCCATCAGCTCGGACCGGCATCCCTGCAGCGCCGTCGCGCTGGAGGACAGCGAGACCTGCGAGGTGCCCTTCTCCGAGCTGGAGACCCTGTCGCGGGAAATGCCGTCGCTGCAGCGCCATCTGCACAAGATGATGAGCCGGGAGATCGTTCGCGACCAGGGCATCATGCTGCTCCTGGGCAGCATGAAGGCGGAGGAGCGGCTCGCCGCGTTCCTGGTGAACCTCTCCCAGCGCTTCCAGGCCCGCGGCTACTCGCCTTGCGCGTTCAACCTGCGCATGACCCGGGAGGAGATCGGCAGCTACCTGGGCTTAAAACTCGAAACCGTGAGCCGGATCTTCTCCAAGTTCCAGGAGGAGCGCCTTATCCGGGTGAACAACAAAGCGATCCAGATCCTGGACCCCGACGGCCTCAACGCCATCATAGGCCCCTGCATGCTGCGCTAG
- the hemN gene encoding oxygen-independent coproporphyrinogen III oxidase: MLEFDAELIRRFDVSGPRYTSYPTADRFVEAYDEAAYRTWAAKRNIGGIRRPLSIYVHIPFCDTVCFYCACNRIITRNRRHAEDYLAYLRRELDLQAALFAGDNEVRQLHFGGGTPTYLSDEQLWRLMADIRARFALAPQGEYSIEVDPRKVGPDTVRALAKMGFNRMSLGVQDLDPQVQRAVNRIQSEAQTAAVVEAARAHGFRSVGLDLIYGLPKQSAASFARTLERVIAVDPDRIALYNYAHLPQRFKPQRRIDAADLPGPEEKLKILKLAIDELTAAGYLYIGMDHFAKPDDELAIAQRQGRLHRNFQGYSTHAECDLVGLGVSAIGKIGPTYAQNHRSLREYYEALDHGRLPIMRGLELSADDLLRRAVIQALICHFELSFEPIESSYLIDFRRYFQRELEALKELERWGLVTLEDDWIGVTPRGRLLVRHVCMVFDKYLQSDLQRTRYSKVI; this comes from the coding sequence ATGCTGGAGTTCGACGCCGAGCTCATCCGACGCTTCGATGTGAGCGGACCCCGCTACACGTCGTACCCGACCGCCGACCGCTTCGTCGAGGCCTACGATGAGGCGGCGTATCGCACTTGGGCTGCCAAGCGCAACATCGGCGGCATCCGGCGGCCGCTTTCGATCTACGTGCACATCCCGTTCTGCGACACGGTGTGCTTCTACTGCGCGTGCAACAGGATCATCACCAGGAACCGTCGACACGCGGAAGACTATCTCGCCTACCTGCGCAGGGAGCTCGACCTGCAGGCGGCCTTGTTCGCCGGGGACAACGAGGTGCGCCAGCTTCATTTCGGCGGCGGCACGCCCACCTATCTCTCCGACGAGCAGCTCTGGCGACTCATGGCTGACATCCGTGCCCGCTTCGCCTTGGCGCCGCAGGGGGAGTACTCGATCGAGGTCGACCCGCGCAAAGTGGGCCCGGACACGGTGCGCGCCCTGGCGAAGATGGGCTTCAACCGCATGAGCCTCGGCGTCCAGGACCTGGACCCCCAAGTGCAGCGGGCGGTCAATCGGATTCAGAGCGAGGCGCAGACGGCCGCCGTGGTCGAGGCCGCCCGCGCCCACGGATTCCGGTCGGTGGGCCTGGACTTGATCTATGGGTTGCCCAAGCAGAGCGCGGCCAGTTTCGCGCGGACGCTCGAGCGTGTGATCGCGGTCGACCCGGACCGCATCGCGCTCTACAATTACGCCCACCTACCGCAGCGCTTCAAACCTCAGCGCCGGATCGACGCGGCGGACCTGCCGGGCCCGGAAGAGAAACTTAAGATCCTCAAGCTCGCCATCGACGAGCTCACCGCTGCAGGCTACCTCTACATCGGCATGGATCACTTCGCCAAGCCGGACGACGAGCTGGCCATCGCCCAGCGGCAGGGCCGTCTGCACCGCAACTTCCAGGGCTATTCCACCCATGCCGAGTGCGATCTCGTGGGGCTGGGGGTCTCGGCCATCGGCAAGATCGGCCCCACCTATGCCCAGAACCACCGGTCGCTGCGGGAGTATTACGAGGCGCTCGACCACGGACGACTGCCCATCATGCGCGGGCTGGAACTGTCCGCCGACGACCTCCTGCGGCGAGCGGTGATCCAGGCCCTCATTTGCCATTTCGAGCTTTCCTTCGAGCCCATCGAGAGCAGCTACCTCATCGATTTCCGCCGCTACTTTCAACGGGAACTGGAAGCGTTGAAGGAGCTTGAGCGCTGGGGCCTGGTCACGCTGGAGGACGACTGGATCGGCGTCACCCCCCGCGGCCGGCTGCTGGTGCGCCACGTGTGCATGGTGTTTGACAAGTATCTCCAGTCCGACCTCCAGCGCACGCGCTATTCGAAAGTGATATGA
- a CDS encoding sulfite exporter TauE/SafE family protein, which produces MTAGFLSVFLVGLLSGAHCVGMCGGVVGALSLHATAPSPGRRLGFQAAYNLGRIASYGVAGAAAGAAGSAGLLAQGLIPVQQGLYAVANLVLIALGLYMAGVWRGVAHLERAGGLLWRRLQPWAGRMLPIDRLPRAFAAGVVWGWLPCGLVYSVLFTALLSASPVTGALIMLAFGAGTLPNLMAMGWVASRLRRFLQRPWVRYAAGAVVAAFGFAGLLRLPSLSLGIAEFCRS; this is translated from the coding sequence ATGACGGCGGGTTTTCTTTCGGTGTTCCTGGTGGGGCTTCTCTCCGGCGCCCACTGCGTGGGCATGTGCGGGGGGGTGGTCGGCGCGCTTTCACTCCACGCAACCGCGCCGAGCCCGGGGCGGCGCCTGGGCTTCCAGGCGGCGTACAACCTGGGGCGCATCGCCAGCTACGGGGTGGCGGGGGCGGCGGCGGGGGCGGCCGGCTCCGCCGGGCTCCTGGCCCAAGGGCTGATTCCCGTGCAACAGGGGTTGTACGCGGTCGCGAACCTGGTCCTGATCGCCTTGGGGCTTTACATGGCGGGCGTATGGCGCGGCGTGGCCCACCTGGAGCGCGCCGGCGGCCTGCTGTGGAGGCGGCTTCAGCCGTGGGCGGGCCGGATGCTGCCCATCGACCGCCTGCCGCGGGCGTTCGCCGCCGGCGTGGTATGGGGGTGGCTGCCCTGCGGCCTGGTCTACAGCGTGCTCTTCACCGCGCTGCTCTCTGCGAGCCCGGTCACTGGCGCCCTCATCATGCTGGCCTTCGGGGCGGGCACACTCCCCAACCTGATGGCGATGGGCTGGGTTGCTTCCCGCCTGAGGCGTTTTTTGCAGCGCCCGTGGGTGCGCTATGCCGCCGGCGCGGTGGTGGCGGCTTTCGGCTTCGCCGGGCTCCTGCGGCTGCCGAGCCTGTCGCTCGGCATCGCCGAGTTCTGCCGCTCCTAG